The Candidatus Kryptoniota bacterium DNA segment CAATCGGCACTTTTATTTTTCCGTTTATGATGTCCTGTCTGAGCGATTCGACCTTGTCGTAAACGCTCTGCGGAATGAGCGGCTTGTTGTTCTCATCGTACACGAAACCGATCCCGTCGTCAGCCAGTCCGAAAACGTCAGCCCTACCTCCGTCAAACTTGCCCTGCTTCCATTCCTTGATGATGTCGAATACGGCTATGTTGCCTTTCTTTACCATGCTTGTAAGGACATACCCCGGCGCTTCTTTCCACTGGTCCATATCGACGCCGATCGCGAACTTTTTCATATCCTTTGCCGCTACAAAGACACCGAGACCTGTCACTCCGGAAGCATGATAGATAATGTCAGCGCCCTGGGAATACTGGCTGAGGGCAAGCTCTTTACCCTTGGCGGGATTCTTAAACGCGTCGCCCGTGACTCCGGCATATCCGACGATTGTCTTTGCACGGGGGTTCACATACTTTACGCCGGCTTCGTAACCTGCCTGAAATTTCTTAATCAGCGGCGATTCCATCCCTCCTACAAACCCGACAGTATTCGTCTTCGTGATAAGTCCGGCGAGCGCGCCGACAAGGAACGATCCTTCTTCCTCGCGGAACTCTATCGCGATCAGATTGGGAGGAAGCGTCTTCGTCGGATCATAAGAATAATCGATGCATGCAAATTTCTTATCGAGAAAATCTTTCGCAACGTTCGTGATGTCGTCGGTAAATATGAATCCGACTCCAAATATGAGTCCGATACTTTTCTGACTCGCCAGTTGACGAAGTGCGGACTCACGGTCTGAACCGCCGCTCGGCTCGATATACTGATACTGGACGCCGAGACTGTCTTTTGCGGTCTGCAACCCGAGATACGCCGCGTCGTTGAACGACTTGTCACCTCTACCGCCTACATCGAAAACGAGGCCGACTTCGCTGTTAGGCGTTGCGCTGGGTTGCCCTTTGCCACAGGATTGAAGAAGAAGAGCGGG contains these protein-coding regions:
- a CDS encoding BMP family ABC transporter substrate-binding protein, which codes for MTKLTFIMMALFTPALLLQSCGKGQPSATPNSEVGLVFDVGGRGDKSFNDAAYLGLQTAKDSLGVQYQYIEPSGGSDRESALRQLASQKSIGLIFGVGFIFTDDITNVAKDFLDKKFACIDYSYDPTKTLPPNLIAIEFREEEGSFLVGALAGLITKTNTVGFVGGMESPLIKKFQAGYEAGVKYVNPRAKTIVGYAGVTGDAFKNPAKGKELALSQYSQGADIIYHASGVTGLGVFVAAKDMKKFAIGVDMDQWKEAPGYVLTSMVKKGNIAVFDIIKEWKQGKFDGGRADVFGLADDGIGFVYDENNKPLIPQSVYDKVESLRQDIINGKIKVPIE